One genomic window of uncultured delta proteobacterium includes the following:
- the prfC gene encoding peptide chain release factor RF-3 (Evidence 2a : Function of homologous gene experimentally demonstrated in an other organism; PubMedId : 7737996, 8016068, 8016077, 8575429; Product type f : factor) gives MRRRVIMSFEATLREEIAKRRTFGIISHPDAGKTTLTEKLLLFGGAIQLAGSVRARKAARHATSDWMAMEKERGISVTSSVMKFTYDGYEVNLLDTPGHQDFSEDTYRVLTAVDSALIVIDAAKGVETQTKKLMDVCRMRNTPVMTFVNKLDREGLTPLDVMADIEEHLGIECVPLTWPVGMGQDFKGTYNIAKGELLLFSPTHGGKKQEPAVRIAGLDDPLLDEHLGDLAGQLRLDMELLSEAGTPFSVEKYLAGAQTPVFFGSAINNFGVQELLDTFVKLAPPPGPRPTTTRTVAPDEPEFTGFVFKIQANMDKAHRDRIAFLRICSGRFQRGMKLFHHRTGKEIAINAATIFMAQDRTGVEEAWPGDIIGLPNHGTIKIGDAFTQGREELKFIGIPNFAPEHFRRVRLRDPLKAKQLQKGLEQLAEEGAVQLFRPLVNNDYILGAVGVLQFDVIISRLADEYNVKADYEAISTNTARWVGSDNKKQFEEFQDYYRGDLAIDAEGALAYLAPNVWKLESAEERYPDVVFRNTREIS, from the coding sequence ATGAGGAGACGAGTGATTATGAGCTTTGAGGCAACCTTGCGCGAGGAAATCGCGAAACGCCGGACGTTCGGCATCATCAGCCACCCGGACGCGGGCAAGACCACGCTGACGGAAAAACTGCTGCTCTTCGGCGGCGCCATCCAGCTGGCCGGCTCGGTCAGGGCGCGCAAAGCCGCGCGCCACGCCACCTCCGACTGGATGGCCATGGAAAAGGAGCGGGGCATTTCCGTCACCTCCTCGGTCATGAAGTTCACTTATGACGGGTATGAAGTGAACCTGCTCGACACCCCCGGCCACCAGGATTTTTCCGAAGACACCTACCGCGTGCTCACGGCCGTGGACTCCGCGCTGATCGTGATCGACGCGGCCAAAGGCGTGGAAACCCAGACAAAAAAGCTCATGGACGTCTGCCGGATGCGCAACACGCCGGTCATGACCTTTGTGAACAAGCTGGACCGCGAGGGCCTTACCCCCTTGGACGTGATGGCGGACATCGAGGAACACCTGGGCATCGAGTGTGTGCCGCTGACCTGGCCCGTGGGCATGGGGCAGGATTTCAAGGGCACCTACAACATCGCCAAGGGCGAGCTCCTGCTGTTCTCGCCGACCCACGGCGGCAAGAAGCAGGAACCGGCCGTGCGGATAGCGGGCCTTGACGACCCCCTGCTGGACGAACACCTCGGCGACCTGGCGGGCCAGCTTCGCCTGGACATGGAACTGCTTTCAGAGGCGGGCACGCCTTTTTCCGTGGAAAAATACCTGGCCGGAGCCCAGACGCCCGTGTTTTTCGGCAGCGCCATCAACAATTTCGGGGTGCAGGAACTGCTCGACACCTTTGTGAAACTTGCGCCCCCGCCCGGCCCCAGGCCCACGACAACCCGGACCGTCGCGCCGGACGAGCCGGAGTTCACCGGGTTCGTGTTCAAGATCCAGGCGAACATGGATAAAGCCCACCGCGACCGTATCGCGTTTTTACGCATCTGCTCGGGCCGGTTCCAGCGCGGCATGAAGCTCTTCCACCACCGCACGGGCAAGGAAATCGCCATCAACGCCGCCACCATCTTCATGGCCCAGGACCGGACCGGGGTGGAGGAAGCCTGGCCCGGCGACATCATCGGGCTGCCCAACCACGGCACCATCAAGATCGGGGACGCGTTCACGCAGGGCCGGGAGGAGTTGAAATTCATCGGCATCCCGAACTTCGCGCCGGAGCATTTCCGCCGGGTGCGGCTGCGGGATCCGCTTAAAGCCAAGCAGCTGCAAAAAGGCCTTGAGCAACTTGCCGAGGAAGGCGCGGTGCAACTCTTCCGCCCGCTGGTGAACAACGACTATATCCTCGGCGCCGTCGGGGTGCTGCAATTTGACGTGATTATCTCCCGCCTGGCGGACGAATACAACGTCAAGGCCGATTACGAGGCCATTTCCACCAACACGGCCCGCTGGGTCGGCTCGGACAACAAAAAACAGTTCGAGGAGTTCCAGGACTATTACCGGGGCGATCTCGCCATCGATGCCGAAGGC